From the genome of Leptospira koniambonensis:
TCAAAAGAAGAAGAAAACCGCATCCGTAAGGAAGAAGAGAAGAAGGTTCAGGAAAATCCTCAAGTCGTTGAGGAGCCTATCCAGATTGTTCCACCGCCAACATCTACAGAACCAAACAGAAGCAGGTGGAGTGCTGTATGGCGTTCCGCAATTCTGCCCGGCTGGGGACAATGGTATACTGATAATAAACTGGAAGCAAAGATTACAGGTGGAGCCTTCTTAGCGAGCTTGGCATATGCGGGCGTCTCAAGATCCGAAGCAGAATCTGCAAAAAGTAAATATGACGATGCAGTTTCCAAGAGCAGCACTACTGGAGCTTTGATCTATGGCGGCGGAATTGCAAACTTCTACCTTCTTACCGTAGTTCCTAGTGCAAGAGCAGATTACGAAAGTTCCGTCCAATCATATAATACATCCGTGTAT
Proteins encoded in this window:
- a CDS encoding LA_0442/LA_0875 N-terminal domain-containing protein, yielding MRLKLKVRSIIFFLLAMVLTPSLLFADQTILLRKGGKVIGNVVGQNEKTIVVQSETGKQTINKRDILKIIYKDISKEEENRIRKEEEKKVQENPQVVEEPIQIVPPPTSTEPNRSRWSAVWRSAILPGWGQWYTDNKLEAKITGGAFLASLAYAGVSRSEAESAKSKYDDAVSKSSTTGALIYGGGIANFYLLTVVPSARADYESSVQSYNTSVYILGGVYLAQLVRTYFLGKSWEQGTSANPVAWTVVPKPDWSAGRVGWGAEASFSLGF